From one Eucalyptus grandis isolate ANBG69807.140 chromosome 9, ASM1654582v1, whole genome shotgun sequence genomic stretch:
- the LOC104420436 gene encoding uncharacterized protein LOC104420436: MLRACVLDFKGSWEEQLHLVEFAHNNSYGQTIQMAHFEALYDRVCKTQICWDEVGERKITSQELVQQSVDAVAVIRDILKTTQSCQKTMQISIEDYWNSKLESMSF, encoded by the coding sequence ATGTTGAGAGCGTGTGTGCTAGACTTTaaaggaagctgggaggaacagcttcaccTCGTCGAGTTTGCCCACAACAACAGCTACGGGCAGACCATTCAGATGGCACATTTCGAAGCATTGTATGACAGAGTGTGTAAAACACAGATTTGTTGGGATGAGGTTGGAGAACGGAAAATCACTAGCCAAGAattggttcagcagtcagtggatgcagttgcagTCATTAGGGACATATTAAAGACCACTCAGAGCTGCCAGAAAACTATGCAGATAAGCATTGAAGACTATTGGAATTCTAAGTTGGAGAGCAtgtctttctga